A region from the Salicibibacter cibarius genome encodes:
- a CDS encoding M23 family metallopeptidase, translating to MNKKTLPLLLLVISFSLTFSPEMSAAEDEEAIDVAHERMILYKEMDGITHVPWYWLAAIDAHERGLNVARDDRNDREGLIDIYYSPREWVGALNPDLEDNNAARISIFGGVGLDGDDDGEANRQEDRDVLYTMARQISTYGYDDENIRIALWEHYQRDQAVRIISGHAKLFKEYGTIALDETAFPVPLEYNYTYHSTWGDTRGWGGRRIHEGTDIFAGHSTPVRATKYGVVELKGWNTYGGWRIGIRDLDNVYHYYAHLSSFAEGIEEGSIVEPGMEIGKVGSSGYGKPGTEGKFPPHLHYGLYRDNGYSEWSFDPYPFLNSWEKKERQKG from the coding sequence ATGAACAAAAAAACGCTCCCCCTCCTTTTACTCGTTATCAGCTTTTCACTAACGTTTTCACCGGAAATGAGTGCCGCTGAAGATGAGGAAGCCATTGACGTAGCTCATGAGCGAATGATTCTTTATAAAGAAATGGATGGAATTACTCACGTTCCCTGGTATTGGCTCGCTGCAATCGATGCGCATGAACGGGGATTGAATGTTGCTCGCGACGATCGGAACGACCGCGAAGGCCTAATTGATATTTACTATTCTCCGCGTGAGTGGGTAGGGGCTTTAAATCCGGATCTTGAAGATAATAACGCGGCGCGCATCAGCATATTTGGCGGTGTTGGCCTTGACGGAGATGATGATGGAGAAGCAAATCGCCAAGAAGACCGGGATGTGCTGTACACAATGGCAAGGCAAATTTCTACTTATGGTTATGATGATGAGAATATTCGCATCGCATTATGGGAGCATTATCAACGCGATCAAGCTGTGCGTATTATTAGCGGCCACGCGAAACTTTTTAAGGAATACGGAACGATTGCTTTGGATGAAACTGCTTTTCCCGTTCCTCTTGAATACAACTACACGTACCATAGCACATGGGGCGACACGCGTGGATGGGGAGGAAGAAGAATCCATGAAGGTACGGATATTTTTGCCGGCCACAGCACTCCCGTGCGGGCAACGAAGTACGGAGTCGTTGAACTAAAAGGCTGGAATACCTACGGCGGTTGGCGGATCGGCATTCGCGATTTAGATAATGTGTATCATTATTATGCCCATCTCAGCAGCTTCGCAGAAGGCATTGAAGAAGGCAGCATTGTTGAGCCCGGGATGGAAATCGGAAAGGTCGGAAGCTCCGGCTACGGGAAGCCTGGAACGGAAGGCAAGTTCCCGCCTCATCTCCACTATGGGCTTTATCGGGACAATGGGTATTCCGAATGGTCGTTTGACCCGTATCCATTCTTGAACTCTTGGGAAAAGAAAGAGCGTCAAAAGGGGTGA